One region of Camelina sativa cultivar DH55 chromosome 6, Cs, whole genome shotgun sequence genomic DNA includes:
- the LOC104791843 gene encoding AT-hook motif nuclear-localized protein 15-like has translation MANPWWVGNVAIGGVESPVTSSAPSLHHRNSNNNNNNTPTMTRSDPRLDHDFTSGSPNNTQTQSQEEQTSRDEQPAVDPGSGSGSTGRRPRGRPPGSKNKPKSPVVVTKESPNSLQSHVLEIATGADVAESLNAFARRRGRGVSVLSGSGLVTNVTLRQPAASGGVVSLRGQFEILSMCGAFLPTSGSPAAAAGLTIYLAGAQGQVVGGGVAGPLIASGPVIVIAATFCNATYERLPIEDEQQQQQQQQQQQEQQLQLEDVKKQKVKEDDDNESGNDGNEGPMQPPMYNMPPNFIPNGHQMAQHDVFWGAAPPRAPPSY, from the coding sequence atggCGAATCCTTGGTGGGTAGGGAATGTTGCAATCGGTGGAGTTGAGAGTCCAGTGACTTCATCAGCTCCTTCTTTACACcacagaaacagtaacaacaacaacaacaacacaccgACTATGACCCGTTCGGATCCAAGATTGGACCACGACTTCACCAGTGGAAGCCCTAATAATACTCAGACTCAGAGCCAAGAAGAGCAGACTAGCCGTGACGAGCAACCCGCTGTTGACCCTGGATCTGGATCCGGTTCTACGGGTCGGCGTCCTAGAGGTAGACCTCCTGGTTCCAAGAACAAACCAAAGAGTCCGGTCGTTGTCACCAAAGAAAGCCCTAACTCTCTTCAGAGCCATGTTCTTGAGATCGCTACTGGCGCTGACGTGGCGGAAAGCTTAAACGCCTTTGCTCGTAGACGCGGCCGTGGGGTTTCTGTGCTGAGCGGCAGTGGTTTGGTCACTAATGTTACTCTGCGTCAGCCTGCTGCTTCTGGTGGAGTTGTGAGCTTGCGTGGTCAGTTTGAGATCTTGTCTATGTGTGGTGCTTTTCTTCCTACTTCTGGTTCTCCTGCTGCAGCCGCTGGTTTAACCATTTACTTAGCTGGAGCTCAAGGTCAAGTCGTGGGAGGAGGTGTCGCTGGGCCGCTTATCGCCTCTGGGCCTGTTATTGTGATAGCTGCTACGTTTTGCAATGCCACTTACGAGAGGTTACCGATTGaagatgaacaacaacaacaacaacaacaacaacaacaacaagagcagCAACTACAGCTAGAAGATGTGAAGAAGCAGAAGGTGAAGGAGGATGATGATAACGAGAGTGGGAATGATGGAAACGAAGGACCGATGCAGCCTCCCATGTATAATATGCCTCCTAATTTTATACCAAATGGTCACCAAATGGCTCAACACGACGTGTTTTGGGGTGCTGCTCCGCCTCGTGCTCCTCCTTCATATTGA